In one window of Vulpes vulpes isolate BD-2025 chromosome 1, VulVul3, whole genome shotgun sequence DNA:
- the CCN2 gene encoding CCN family member 2 produces MSAAGLGPVRGAFLLLLALCGRPAAGQDCGGQCPCAAAPAPRCPAGVSLVLDGCGCCRVCAKQLGELCSERDPCDPHKGLFCDFGAPANRKIGVCTAKDGAPCVFGGTVRRSGESFQSSCKYQCTCLDGAVGCVPLCGMDVRLPSPDCPFPRRVKLPGKCCEEWVCDEPKDRTAVGPALAAYRLEDTFGPDPTMIRANCLVQTTEWSACSRTCGMGVSTRVTNDNAFCRLEKQSRLCVVRPCEADLEENIKKGKKCIRTPKIAKPVKFELSGCTSVKTYRAKFCGVCTDGRCCTPHRTTTLPVEFKCPDGEVMKKNMMFIKTCACHYNCPGDNDIFESLYYRKMYGDMA; encoded by the exons ATGTCTGCAGCCGGCCTCGGCCCAGTCCGCGGCGCCTTCCTGCTCCTGCTCGCCCTCTGCGGCCGG CCCGCGGCCGGCCAGGACTGCGGCGGCCAGTGCCCGTGTGCGGCCGCGCCCGCGCCCAGGTGCCCGGCCGGCGTGAGCCTGGTGCTGGACGGCTGCGGCTGCTGCCGCGTGTGCGCCAAGCAGCTGGGCGAGCTGTGCTCGGAGCGCGACCCCTGCGACCCGCACAAGGGCCTCTTCTGCGACTTCGGCGCCCCGGCCAACCGCAAGATCGGCGTGTGCACCG CCAAAGACGGGGCCCCCTGCGTCTTCGGAGGCACAGTGCGCCGGAGCGGAGAGTCCTTCCAGAGCAGCTGCAAGTACCAGTGCACCTGCCTGGACGGCGCGGTGGGCTGCGTGCCCCTGTGCGGCATGGACGTCCGCCTGCCCAGCCCCGACTGCCCCTTCCCGCGCAGGGTCAAGCTGCCCGGGAAATGCTGCGAGGAGTGGGTGTGCGACGAGCCCAAGGACCGCACAGCGGTTGGCCCTGCCCTGGCCG CTTACCGGCTGGAAGACACGTTTGGCCCAGACCCAACCATGATCCGGGCCAACTGCCTGGTCCAGACCACAGAGTGGAGCGCCTGTTCCAGGACCTGCGGGATGGGCGTCTCCACCCGCGTCACCAACGACAACGCCTTCTGCAGGCTGGAGAAGCAGAGCCGCCTCTGCGTGGTCAGGCCCTGCGAGGCTGACCTGGAGGAGAACATTAAG AAGGGCAAAAAGTGCATCCGTACCCCCAAAATCGCCAAGCCTGTCAAGTTTGAGCTTTCTGGTTGTACCAGCGTGAAGACATACCGGGCTAAGTTCTGTGGAGTGTGCACAGATGGCCGTTGCTGCACTCCCCACAGAACCACCACGCTTCCCGTAGAGTTCAAGTGCCCTGACGGAGAGGTCATGAAGAAGAATATGATGTTCATCAAGACCTGTGCCTGCCATTATAACTGTCCTGGAGACAATGACATCTTTGAGTCACTGTACTACAGGAAGATGTATGGAGACATGGCATAA